In Propionispora vibrioides, a single genomic region encodes these proteins:
- a CDS encoding ATP-binding protein — MEEKRLAIGTEDSLASRNVRIIIILFGVFLLSFLWLGLFYKIENERQIALADAFKDTANFARAFEEHTLRTIKSVDQAALFLKHEYEKAGSRIDIPQYIREGRFASQPVVLLSVIDEYGNLAVSSQVPFVPSNLADREHFLVHKGRDSGDLFISKPVLGRSSGKWSIQMTRRVNKPDGSFGGVVVASVDPYYFTQFYKQVNLGKNSTIALVGRDGIVRARESGVTAEPGQNLSGGALMAHMAEREVGQYVITSDIDGTKRIHSYQALKEYPLVVSVGISEQDAFQEVNERVAVYYGVAALISVVIVIFIMVLLFITARQKRTQTELKQAYDTLETEVEERTRELFAANQELEAMNEEFQHTNQELKNEIADRRRMETSLRVSKEELVQRNNELVSALHMLEQAQRQLVQQEKLAGIGQLAAGVAHEINNPLGFVTSNVESLQEYFSVFDRVLSRYRQLCLALEQTETAAAQTNMVAELADYEKEQDLDYIREDLPELFQDTLAGLERMSKIVRGMRTFSRVDQQAVFEDYDLLEGLESTLLVAHNEIKYNAVVEKILTPIPVIKAVRGEINQVLLNLIVNAVHAIKDKHRTETGVIRVSTWFDAEFVYCAVEDNGTGITPENMKSIFNPFFTTKPVGQGTGMGLSISYDIIVNRHKGNIWVESTTGEGAKFIFKLPIRHDGEAALPPAAVRLPGSVEQGE, encoded by the coding sequence GTGGAGGAGAAACGACTGGCAATCGGTACAGAGGACTCTCTGGCCAGCCGCAACGTTCGCATTATTATTATTCTGTTTGGTGTCTTTCTGCTTTCTTTTCTTTGGCTGGGGCTTTTTTATAAGATCGAAAATGAACGGCAGATTGCGCTGGCCGATGCCTTCAAGGATACGGCAAACTTTGCCCGGGCCTTTGAGGAGCATACCTTGCGGACCATCAAGAGTGTAGATCAGGCCGCGCTGTTTTTAAAACATGAATATGAAAAAGCGGGGAGCCGTATTGATATTCCCCAGTATATAAGGGAGGGGCGGTTTGCCAGCCAGCCGGTGGTGCTTTTAAGCGTAATCGATGAATACGGCAATCTGGCCGTCAGTAGCCAGGTGCCTTTTGTGCCGTCCAATCTGGCCGATCGCGAGCATTTCCTGGTGCACAAAGGCCGGGACAGCGGTGATCTGTTTATCAGCAAACCAGTGCTGGGGCGCTCTTCCGGCAAGTGGTCGATCCAGATGACGCGGCGGGTGAATAAGCCGGACGGTTCCTTTGGCGGAGTGGTGGTTGCTTCGGTCGATCCCTACTACTTTACCCAGTTTTACAAGCAGGTCAATCTGGGGAAAAATTCGACTATTGCGCTTGTCGGGCGGGATGGGATAGTCCGGGCCCGGGAGTCGGGAGTGACAGCGGAGCCCGGCCAGAACCTAAGCGGCGGTGCGCTGATGGCTCATATGGCAGAGCGTGAAGTTGGGCAGTATGTGATCACCAGCGATATTGACGGCACTAAACGGATACACAGCTACCAGGCGTTAAAGGAGTATCCCTTGGTGGTCTCGGTCGGCATCAGTGAACAGGATGCTTTCCAGGAAGTGAATGAGCGGGTTGCCGTTTACTACGGGGTGGCTGCGCTGATCTCGGTGGTAATTGTTATTTTTATTATGGTGCTGCTCTTTATTACGGCACGGCAAAAGCGAACGCAAACGGAGCTAAAGCAGGCTTATGATACGCTGGAAACCGAAGTGGAAGAGCGGACGCGGGAATTATTTGCCGCCAATCAGGAACTGGAAGCGATGAATGAGGAGTTTCAGCATACCAATCAGGAACTGAAAAACGAAATTGCCGATCGCCGGCGGATGGAAACCAGCCTGCGTGTGTCAAAGGAGGAATTGGTGCAAAGAAATAACGAGCTTGTTTCGGCTTTGCATATGCTGGAGCAGGCCCAGCGACAGCTTGTTCAGCAGGAAAAACTGGCCGGCATTGGACAGTTGGCGGCCGGGGTGGCTCATGAGATTAATAATCCACTGGGGTTTGTGACCAGCAATGTGGAATCACTGCAGGAGTACTTCTCCGTCTTCGACAGGGTGCTCAGCCGCTACCGTCAGTTGTGTCTGGCTTTAGAGCAGACAGAGACTGCTGCTGCCCAGACGAATATGGTGGCGGAGCTGGCTGACTACGAAAAAGAGCAGGACCTGGATTATATCCGGGAAGACCTGCCCGAATTGTTCCAGGACACGCTGGCCGGGCTGGAGCGGATGAGCAAGATTGTCCGGGGAATGCGTACTTTTTCCCGTGTGGACCAGCAGGCTGTCTTTGAGGACTATGATCTGCTGGAAGGATTGGAGAGTACACTGCTGGTGGCCCATAATGAGATTAAATATAATGCCGTGGTTGAGAAGATTCTGACGCCCATCCCGGTCATTAAGGCCGTTCGCGGCGAAATCAATCAGGTATTGCTTAATCTGATTGTCAATGCGGTGCATGCGATCAAAGACAAACACCGGACCGAAACGGGTGTCATTAGAGTATCTACCTGGTTTGATGCCGAATTCGTGTATTGCGCAGTCGAAGATAACGGAACAGGCATTACACCGGAGAATATGAAGAGCATATTTAACCCGTTTTTTACGACCAAGCCCGTGGGACAAGGTACCGGGATGGGACTGAGTATTTCTTATGATATCATTGTCAACCGGCACAAAGGCAATATCTGGGTCGAGAGTACGACAGGGGAAGGGGCTAAATTTATTTTTAAACTGCCGATACGGCACGACGGCGAAGCGGCTCTTCCTCCTGCGGCTGTCCGTTTGCCAGGTAGCGTAGAGCAGGGAGAA
- a CDS encoding DUF362 domain-containing protein, translating into MERSKVYFSNLRATQNMNLLQKLERLIKKAGIEQIDFKEKYVAIKVHFGEPGNLAYLRPNYAKVVADVIKGLGGKPFLTDCNTLYVGRRKDALEHLDAAYENGYNPFTTGCQIIIGDGLKGTDEAYVPVPAGEHVKEAKIGRAVMDADVVISLNHFKGHELTGFGGALKNIGMGCGSRAGKMEMHSEGKPRVISAQCVACGACLKICAHGAISFQDKKAKIDHTRCVGCGRCIGTCRFNAIGAAWDESTDILNKKIAEYTWAVLHDRPHFHINMVIDLSPFCDCHAENDAPILPDIGMFASFDPVALDVACADMANQAPALPDSYLAEQMKDRPEDCAEKDHFCVTHPETNWRSCMDHAEKIGIGKRAYELIKV; encoded by the coding sequence ATGGAAAGGTCCAAGGTTTATTTTTCCAATTTACGGGCAACCCAGAATATGAACTTGCTGCAGAAGTTGGAAAGACTGATAAAAAAAGCGGGTATTGAGCAGATTGATTTCAAGGAAAAGTATGTAGCCATTAAAGTGCATTTTGGTGAACCGGGGAATTTGGCCTATCTGCGCCCCAATTATGCGAAAGTCGTGGCCGATGTGATTAAAGGCCTGGGGGGCAAACCCTTTCTTACCGACTGTAATACGTTATATGTGGGCCGACGCAAAGATGCGTTGGAGCATCTGGACGCTGCCTACGAAAATGGCTATAATCCTTTTACCACCGGCTGCCAGATTATTATCGGCGATGGCCTGAAGGGCACCGACGAGGCCTATGTTCCGGTTCCTGCCGGTGAACATGTGAAGGAGGCCAAAATTGGCCGGGCGGTAATGGATGCCGACGTGGTCATCAGTTTAAACCATTTTAAGGGTCATGAGCTTACCGGCTTTGGCGGTGCGTTGAAAAATATCGGCATGGGCTGTGGCTCCCGGGCCGGGAAAATGGAAATGCATAGTGAAGGTAAACCGCGCGTGATATCGGCCCAGTGCGTGGCCTGCGGTGCCTGCCTCAAAATCTGTGCCCATGGTGCTATTTCCTTCCAGGATAAGAAGGCAAAAATTGACCACACGCGCTGCGTTGGCTGCGGACGATGTATTGGGACCTGCCGGTTCAATGCGATTGGGGCGGCATGGGATGAATCCACGGATATCCTGAACAAGAAGATTGCCGAGTATACCTGGGCGGTATTGCATGACAGGCCGCATTTTCACATCAACATGGTTATTGATTTGTCGCCCTTCTGCGACTGCCATGCTGAGAACGATGCGCCGATTCTTCCCGACATCGGCATGTTCGCTTCCTTTGATCCGGTTGCCCTGGATGTTGCCTGTGCCGATATGGCCAACCAAGCGCCGGCCCTGCCTGACAGCTATCTGGCCGAACAGATGAAGGACCGGCCAGAGGACTGTGCGGAAAAGGATCACTTCTGTGTGACTCACCCGGAAACTAATTGGCGGTCCTGTATGGACCATGCCGAAAAAATCGGTATCGGTAAAAGGGCCTATGAACTGATTAAAGTATAG
- a CDS encoding polysaccharide deacetylase family protein: MKRLLLYVAIGSLALITAGVAYLFFFVPGVPVLNYHEVNNQSHVLLAISSQEFDAQMSYLAKAGYNSITPDQLLDYLQYGKPLPSNPVLITFDDGYEDNYQEAYPILKKYNFTATIFLITDFVDHNSQYLTWQQIKEMAGSGIQFQSHTATHIMLTKASDSEVLAQLTRSRKAIEQHLQKKVDYLAYPGGFYNNQVIELTKQTGYRAAFTINLGRDRTNSNFYTLNRIPVFELPHTFFHFWLRLKLTRLWNSLQTLKILLTNCGASRLSDLIYIP; encoded by the coding sequence ATGAAACGTCTGCTTTTATACGTTGCTATCGGCAGCCTTGCTCTCATTACAGCCGGAGTCGCTTATCTGTTCTTCTTTGTTCCCGGAGTTCCCGTACTGAACTATCATGAGGTAAATAACCAAAGCCATGTCTTATTGGCAATCAGCTCGCAGGAATTTGACGCCCAAATGTCTTATTTGGCCAAAGCCGGCTACAACTCTATCACACCTGATCAATTGCTGGACTATCTGCAATACGGTAAACCACTGCCGTCCAATCCCGTTTTGATTACCTTTGATGACGGGTATGAAGACAATTATCAGGAAGCCTATCCTATCCTAAAAAAATATAATTTTACCGCCACCATTTTTCTCATTACCGATTTTGTCGATCATAACAGCCAATATCTGACCTGGCAGCAGATAAAAGAAATGGCCGGCAGCGGCATTCAGTTTCAGTCGCATACGGCAACACATATTATGCTGACCAAAGCTTCGGACAGCGAGGTGCTCGCACAGCTTACCCGGTCCCGAAAGGCAATTGAGCAGCATTTACAAAAAAAAGTGGACTATCTGGCCTATCCGGGAGGCTTTTACAACAATCAGGTAATTGAGCTAACCAAACAGACCGGCTACCGGGCCGCTTTTACGATCAACCTGGGACGGGACAGGACAAATTCCAATTTCTATACCTTAAACCGGATTCCCGTTTTTGAACTGCCTCACACCTTTTTCCACTTTTGGCTGCGCCTTAAACTAACCCGCCTTTGGAACAGCCTGCAAACCTTAAAAATACTATTAACCAACTGTGGCGCTTCCCGGCTGTCAGACTTAATTTATATTCCTTAA
- a CDS encoding nucleotidyltransferase family protein: MKAVILAAGRGSRLRPITDYIPKPLVPLQGKPLLEWILLGLAAYGIREYVIATSYLAEQIENYFGDGKRWGVEIAYSRGNAPAGKAGEVWRCRELLAKEPRFLVVPGDTLCQLDYCEFMDFHTRTQGVVSVALSSRYRLEVGVAEVDKANRITGFLEKANLDRPVSTGTYLLEQSIFPYIERFAPEQQEVDLPAQVFPVLLQEGKGVYGFVRDYAWWDIGRVNDYEAIAHLPPHEAQAVLAPGSSINQKEGRQT, translated from the coding sequence ATGAAAGCCGTAATTTTAGCTGCCGGCCGCGGTTCCCGGCTGAGGCCGATTACCGACTATATACCCAAGCCCTTGGTACCGCTGCAGGGGAAACCGCTTCTGGAGTGGATTCTTCTTGGGTTGGCAGCCTACGGTATCCGGGAGTACGTGATAGCAACCAGTTATTTGGCAGAACAGATAGAAAACTATTTTGGTGATGGGAAGCGGTGGGGAGTTGAGATTGCCTACAGTCGCGGCAACGCGCCGGCCGGAAAGGCCGGCGAAGTATGGCGGTGCCGCGAGCTTCTGGCCAAGGAGCCCCGGTTTCTGGTTGTGCCCGGCGATACGCTGTGTCAGCTCGATTACTGTGAATTTATGGATTTTCATACCCGGACGCAAGGGGTGGTTTCTGTGGCCTTATCCAGCCGCTACCGGCTGGAGGTGGGCGTGGCCGAGGTGGATAAGGCGAACCGGATCACCGGATTTTTGGAGAAAGCAAACCTGGATCGTCCGGTAAGTACGGGAACTTATTTATTGGAGCAAAGCATTTTTCCTTATATCGAAAGATTTGCACCGGAGCAACAGGAGGTGGATTTACCGGCCCAGGTCTTTCCTGTTTTGCTGCAGGAGGGAAAGGGCGTGTACGGTTTTGTACGGGACTATGCCTGGTGGGATATTGGCAGGGTCAATGATTATGAGGCGATTGCCCACTTGCCTCCTCATGAGGCCCAGGCCGTCCTGGCTCCCGGCAGCTCGATAAACCAAAAAGAAGGCCGGCAGACTTAA
- a CDS encoding glycosyltransferase, with protein MKILCTAQMGAATIMGQAMRVIAIAKTLQRRGHDVRFIAAGKLIPVIRNFGLDVLEADNMPDIQHTGTLQDLKAEPSEATLTQMKELLEKMVELERTMAKKVCPDLIVSGTVSGATVARSLGIPSALVFLQPHGQKTVQMVSKVINRKGAAEKQTGTSLQSMLGAADLIIMEGMPELGGDLAMDFFGAGLGEIKEKIRFCGPLLVESPDQLPDRFLLKQKHLGNGERNLAYITIGGGSPLIGEQFLATVLKALQLTPDITGVVATGLAISPNTIKAYRPPVNAMVKGFVPGTELIKASDVTVFHGGSSTLMSCIACGSPAVVIPSMGEQEDNAAVMARFQAGIVLEKASLTPDKLAEAMRTVIRSESYRTGAQALKRLGDAYGGAEEAANWVEQLAGGVQR; from the coding sequence ATGAAAATTTTATGTACAGCCCAAATGGGAGCAGCTACGATCATGGGTCAGGCCATGAGAGTCATAGCCATCGCTAAGACTTTGCAGCGGCGGGGCCACGACGTAAGGTTTATCGCTGCAGGCAAACTGATTCCGGTAATACGGAATTTTGGTCTTGACGTACTGGAAGCTGACAATATGCCGGATATACAACATACAGGCACGTTACAGGATTTGAAAGCAGAACCGTCTGAAGCGACGCTGACCCAGATGAAGGAACTGCTGGAAAAGATGGTGGAACTGGAACGCACTATGGCAAAAAAGGTCTGCCCTGATCTTATTGTAAGCGGCACGGTTAGCGGTGCCACCGTGGCCCGTTCGCTGGGGATCCCCTCAGCCCTGGTCTTTTTGCAGCCGCATGGACAAAAGACTGTCCAGATGGTCAGTAAAGTTATAAACCGTAAGGGAGCAGCGGAGAAACAAACCGGAACTTCCCTGCAAAGCATGTTGGGGGCAGCCGACCTGATTATCATGGAGGGAATGCCGGAGCTTGGCGGAGACCTGGCAATGGATTTTTTCGGGGCCGGGCTGGGGGAGATAAAGGAAAAGATCCGCTTTTGCGGACCGCTGCTGGTGGAGTCGCCGGACCAATTGCCGGACCGGTTTTTACTCAAGCAAAAGCATCTTGGCAACGGAGAACGAAACCTGGCCTATATAACCATAGGTGGCGGGTCGCCCTTGATTGGCGAGCAGTTTTTGGCGACCGTATTAAAAGCACTGCAATTAACACCCGATATTACCGGCGTTGTAGCCACCGGTCTTGCCATATCGCCGAATACCATTAAAGCATACCGGCCGCCGGTCAATGCGATGGTTAAAGGCTTTGTACCGGGGACTGAGCTGATCAAAGCCAGTGATGTAACGGTTTTTCATGGCGGCTCTTCCACGCTGATGAGCTGTATTGCCTGTGGCAGTCCGGCCGTAGTGATACCTTCCATGGGTGAGCAGGAGGATAACGCTGCTGTCATGGCCCGGTTTCAGGCCGGCATCGTGCTGGAGAAAGCTTCATTAACGCCGGACAAGCTGGCAGAGGCCATGCGGACCGTCATCCGGTCGGAGTCATACCGGACAGGGGCTCAGGCGCTCAAACGGCTGGGGGACGCATACGGCGGCGCAGAGGAAGCCGCCAATTGGGTCGAACAGCTTGCGGGAGGGGTACAGCGATGA
- a CDS encoding PfkB family carbohydrate kinase, whose amino-acid sequence MRFGIVGPISKDTINRAPGETTSKFGAVAYSATVLAKLLESAEDDILCLSHVAAADREAVLALLDFPNIRLCGLDGPANRGTEIELQYLNQHERVSKQTQVMTPVSFAEMEQLTDRDYVILMPLNDTDIPLATVKRFRQSSEATIFLDIHGLLTGVDHSGKRYRKQWAKEAEWLQAIDILKMNEHEASWAAGRSLGTFPEHLDYAVRMVQSGLTACWITFGSQASLVVWKRQQRLFWAKVPVSDTGQVVDTIGCGDAASAGFIYAYSRLQSPIMAVVMGNLLGSVKASLYDAKGFPTRLEAQDMLYRHYRSYFHSLLDEVLSQQHVIVHEIKEGDRDENFMYSPNGSSYDHGSGHESHSHR is encoded by the coding sequence ATGAGGTTTGGCATTGTAGGGCCTATATCAAAAGATACGATTAACCGGGCGCCGGGAGAAACGACAAGCAAGTTCGGTGCCGTTGCCTATAGTGCAACCGTGCTGGCCAAGCTGCTGGAAAGTGCGGAAGATGATATCCTTTGTCTGTCCCACGTGGCGGCAGCCGACAGGGAAGCGGTGTTAGCGCTGCTTGATTTCCCCAATATCCGGCTTTGCGGTTTGGACGGACCGGCGAATAGGGGAACCGAAATTGAGCTGCAGTACCTAAACCAGCATGAGCGAGTCAGTAAGCAGACACAGGTTATGACGCCGGTTTCCTTCGCAGAAATGGAACAATTGACCGACCGGGATTATGTTATATTGATGCCGTTAAACGATACGGATATTCCCTTGGCAACAGTCAAGCGGTTCCGGCAAAGCTCGGAGGCGACTATATTCCTGGATATTCATGGCCTGCTTACCGGAGTCGACCATTCCGGCAAACGGTATAGAAAACAGTGGGCTAAGGAAGCGGAATGGCTGCAGGCGATTGATATTTTAAAAATGAACGAGCACGAAGCATCCTGGGCTGCGGGCCGCAGTCTCGGCACGTTTCCGGAGCATTTGGATTATGCCGTCAGGATGGTGCAAAGCGGGTTGACGGCTTGCTGGATTACCTTTGGCAGCCAAGCCTCTTTGGTTGTCTGGAAACGGCAGCAGCGATTGTTCTGGGCCAAAGTACCGGTCAGTGATACAGGGCAAGTGGTGGATACTATTGGCTGCGGTGACGCCGCGTCAGCCGGCTTCATTTATGCCTATTCCAGGCTGCAGAGTCCGATTATGGCGGTAGTAATGGGTAATTTGCTTGGCTCGGTCAAGGCCTCCCTGTATGATGCCAAAGGCTTTCCCACCAGGCTGGAAGCGCAGGACATGCTGTATCGGCATTACCGTAGTTATTTTCACAGCTTGCTTGATGAGGTTTTGTCACAGCAGCATGTCATTGTACACGAAATAAAAGAGGGGGATCGGGATGAAAATTTTATGTACAGCCCAAATGGGAGCAGCTACGATCATGGGTCAGGCCATGAGAGTCATAGCCATCGCTAA
- a CDS encoding DHA2 family efflux MFS transporter permease subunit, whose product MEQATTQPNKYMVLLTVTLGTMLSSYVSSSVNIALPNMMQVFGFTMDSVVWVSLSYMLPYGSILPITGKLGDQFGRKRMYLTGLAIFTAATLLVGMAWSSTALIVFRVLQGIGAGLLFPNSMALVSDAFSPTERGQALGLWGALAAGGSALGPTLGGLIVEYLDWRLIFYSIIPISAIGLLLGTKVLQESKTGQSKAKIDYAGGALLVISLICLMLVLNQGSDEGWTSFYILGLAAVAVLSMAAFFVVEQRTAVPMVELSLFKNVTFTVSNIVGFLSFMAMYGGLFLLPFYLRNVQGFTAIKAGISMLPLTLSMILLAPLGGRLAGQYGSRIPASLGMSTMALALFSFRLLDARTPYSHIAVTLVFMGVGLALTMSPLSNGVMGTLTKDKLGVGSGVFNLFKNVGGSVGVAIMGTLLDTRQLVHGATYRNYLDSGSHLVTSTLAALQNNFILDGMSPAAAKLLALSSLQGMVSQQAAVAAFDDVFLITAVLCAAGILPALFIRDTKSQPAEEKSGKLPEQLPLPDSV is encoded by the coding sequence ATGGAACAAGCAACAACACAACCCAATAAATATATGGTGCTTTTGACCGTTACGCTGGGCACCATGCTGAGCTCCTATGTCAGCAGTTCGGTCAATATTGCTCTGCCGAATATGATGCAGGTATTTGGTTTTACGATGGATTCGGTAGTCTGGGTTTCTCTTTCCTACATGCTGCCTTACGGTTCGATTTTACCGATTACCGGTAAACTGGGCGATCAATTTGGCCGGAAACGCATGTATTTGACAGGACTGGCCATTTTTACAGCGGCTACCTTGCTGGTCGGTATGGCCTGGAGCAGTACAGCGCTTATCGTGTTCCGGGTCCTCCAGGGTATCGGGGCGGGGTTGCTTTTCCCAAACTCTATGGCTCTGGTGTCTGATGCTTTTTCTCCGACCGAACGGGGGCAGGCCTTAGGCCTGTGGGGCGCTCTGGCGGCCGGGGGCAGTGCCCTTGGTCCGACCCTGGGCGGGCTTATTGTGGAATATCTTGATTGGCGCTTGATCTTTTATTCCATTATACCGATATCGGCCATCGGCTTGTTATTAGGGACCAAGGTACTGCAGGAATCCAAGACCGGACAGAGCAAGGCTAAAATTGACTATGCCGGCGGTGCTTTGCTGGTAATCAGTTTGATTTGCCTGATGCTGGTGCTTAATCAGGGCTCGGATGAAGGCTGGACATCCTTCTATATTCTGGGCCTGGCGGCCGTAGCGGTACTGTCTATGGCGGCATTTTTCGTGGTAGAACAGCGAACGGCTGTACCGATGGTGGAGTTGTCCCTGTTTAAAAATGTTACGTTTACCGTTTCCAATATCGTTGGCTTTCTGTCCTTTATGGCCATGTATGGCGGGTTGTTTCTTCTGCCGTTTTATCTCCGCAATGTTCAGGGCTTTACCGCGATTAAGGCGGGGATATCCATGCTGCCGCTGACGCTCTCCATGATTTTGCTGGCGCCCCTGGGTGGCCGGCTGGCCGGGCAATACGGCTCAAGAATACCGGCGTCCCTGGGAATGTCCACGATGGCGCTGGCCCTATTTTCTTTCCGCCTGCTCGATGCCCGGACGCCATACTCGCATATTGCGGTGACGCTTGTTTTCATGGGAGTCGGACTGGCTTTGACCATGTCGCCGCTATCGAACGGGGTTATGGGAACATTAACCAAAGATAAACTGGGAGTCGGGTCCGGTGTGTTTAACCTGTTTAAAAATGTTGGCGGAAGCGTGGGTGTTGCGATTATGGGGACTTTACTGGACACCAGGCAACTGGTGCACGGCGCAACCTACCGGAATTATCTGGACAGCGGGTCGCACCTGGTAACTTCCACGTTGGCGGCGCTGCAGAATAACTTCATTCTGGACGGCATGTCGCCGGCGGCAGCCAAGCTGCTGGCTTTGAGCAGTCTGCAGGGGATGGTTTCTCAGCAGGCGGCAGTGGCCGCTTTTGACGATGTGTTTCTGATTACCGCCGTATTGTGTGCGGCAGGCATTCTGCCGGCACTGTTCATTCGTGATACCAAAAGTCAACCGGCTGAGGAAAAATCCGGTAAGCTGCCGGAGCAACTGCCCTTGCCGGATAGTGTATAA
- a CDS encoding HlyD family secretion protein gives MSNKFFQSKKKLAAFVGVIGVALLGGGSWWWYNYAGTVSTDDARVKGTIVTVGARVSARTTELLVNEGDQVTAGQVIAKLDTKELAAQVDQAKANLAAAQAKLAGLQAGSRPQQVAQASAAVDSAEANVTNAEKAYERTKALYDQGAVAAQQLDAAWTALTVAKAQLASSSQSASLVAEGSRQEDIQAAQAQVDQAAAMLQNAQLQLEDATIVAPISGVIAQRAVNLGESVAVGQALFNIVDADDIWVAANIDETYIGKVHDGQAVHFTVDAFPGVKFTGLVQEVGAATGSQFSLLPNENTSGNYTKLTQKLPVKISIAKTDNTQLKPGMSAVINVNVRS, from the coding sequence ATGAGTAATAAATTCTTTCAATCCAAAAAGAAACTGGCAGCTTTCGTCGGCGTTATCGGCGTGGCCCTGCTGGGTGGGGGAAGTTGGTGGTGGTATAACTATGCAGGTACGGTATCCACCGATGATGCCAGGGTTAAAGGTACCATTGTGACCGTAGGCGCCCGGGTTTCGGCGCGGACAACCGAACTGCTGGTCAATGAGGGAGATCAGGTAACGGCCGGACAGGTTATCGCCAAACTGGATACCAAGGAATTAGCGGCGCAGGTTGATCAGGCTAAGGCCAATTTGGCCGCTGCCCAGGCTAAGCTGGCAGGACTGCAGGCCGGAAGCCGTCCACAGCAGGTAGCCCAGGCGAGTGCGGCCGTTGATTCGGCCGAAGCGAATGTAACCAACGCGGAAAAAGCCTACGAACGGACCAAAGCTCTCTATGATCAAGGCGCCGTGGCGGCGCAGCAACTGGATGCCGCCTGGACCGCCCTGACGGTGGCGAAGGCGCAGTTGGCTTCCTCCAGTCAGTCGGCCAGTCTGGTGGCCGAAGGCTCCCGGCAGGAAGACATTCAGGCAGCACAGGCCCAGGTAGACCAGGCGGCGGCCATGCTGCAGAATGCTCAGCTCCAATTGGAAGATGCCACGATTGTAGCCCCTATTTCCGGTGTGATTGCTCAACGGGCAGTTAATTTAGGGGAAAGCGTGGCAGTAGGCCAAGCCTTATTCAATATTGTCGATGCCGACGACATTTGGGTCGCGGCCAATATTGACGAAACGTATATCGGCAAGGTTCATGACGGGCAGGCAGTGCATTTTACGGTAGACGCTTTTCCCGGCGTGAAGTTTACCGGCCTCGTGCAGGAAGTGGGGGCGGCAACCGGTTCGCAGTTTTCCCTGTTGCCCAATGAAAATACCTCCGGCAACTATACCAAACTTACGCAGAAACTGCCTGTAAAGATAAGTATTGCCAAAACCGACAATACTCAGTTAAAACCGGGCATGTCGGCTGTAATTAATGTAAACGTCCGGTCTTAA